The following coding sequences lie in one Rutidosis leptorrhynchoides isolate AG116_Rl617_1_P2 chromosome 6, CSIRO_AGI_Rlap_v1, whole genome shotgun sequence genomic window:
- the LOC139853042 gene encoding uncharacterized protein, whose amino-acid sequence MSNIPTSPFTPKASNNQSQSKQSFFADNKHIRYQPINQGIWVKIDHNKQNSPSKNPNPNYNNQQNPTHLVRSKSGLNHHSTRLNSSYNQLYNNFKIRESATNLINRYGKPFPDANNSKTNQLPKPIDKSRITSYLFHNFPEHWCSTDLWDVFKKYGNIHEVYIPRKTLKNGRKFGFVRFLDVPDYHKDSLARRLSLIVAGDNLLKVYKARDPEGKKQAPQPNNAKSGSRNNVKVAFNSPVDERNFKEVVLNKQATNYGIPSIKVNSNDDLIQILGQAVIAKVKDLEFLEYFNEICESENLGGFTIKYLGGHDLMLIFEEPNPALDLINNSEHPLWKWLEDINPWDPEIYKTSGRLVYVNIFGVPITCWLESTFIDIAKNWGEVIETFNCSITNENNQDLSHGSVIIKTNNFSPINGQVIINPGDVNQSKAYIIEVQNFSMFNTYGDIDNSSNWDDEILSDDHISDEESHLDCENRVEGNAEKTTRNNNHDPTPPHQTSSNSSKRMDTRPFNNNADNQSLQSPSISKPINHFDTTNPHTHNPSNPETVLNNTSSTKETSPSNETDPIEPPPIPDFNTARPYNTTSYQPKPKTIPLESTVITQPITTNTPPNPPREDTLAIPQPNTVINGPSNHVNDTPVTPSHISGKSNMDSSPQHILTNDLCSPIVTQEHADSVPETLPHHTTNDTPCTTPLNPQSNSPLNFMPAPNATQQTNSDPFNLEPLLYTGKEISKKRKISSTIAKPIIKSKNTSQNPDFKRPRSNMLYIKHLARSGQKLRISQLAKRCKSSSNGGGSTSYFSKGSHMDMVHNKKTKKTGSTSSKSLDTFEFGKSIGIRRNNP is encoded by the coding sequence ATGTCAAACATACCGACATCCCCTTTTACACCAAAAGCATCGAACAACCAATCCCAGTCGAAACAATCTTTCTTTGCTGATAACAAGCATATCCGATATCAGCCTATCAATCAGGGTATTTGGGTTAAAATTGATCATAATAAGCAAAACTCACCTtcaaaaaaccctaaccctaattacaATAACCAGCAGAATCCAACCCACCTTGTCCGATCCAAATCTGGTCTCAATCATCACTCGACAAGGTTAAACTCATCCTACAATCAATTATACAACAACTTCAAAATACGGGAATCAGCCACCAACCTTATCAATCGTTATGGCAAGCCTTTTCCAGATGCGAATAATTCTAAAACAAATCAATTGCCAAAACCGATCGACAAGTCTAGAATTACTTCATACCTCTTCCACAACTTTCCCGAACACTGGTGTTCAACGGACTTATGGGATGTTTTCAAAAAATATGGCAATATCCACGAGGTTTACATCCCCAGGAAGACCTTAAAAAACGGAAGGAAGTTTGGTTTTGTTAGATTCTTAGACGTTCCAGATTACCACAAAGATTCTCTTGCGAGGAGACTAAGTCTCATTGTTGCGGGTGACAATTTACTCAAAGTATACAAGGCCCGTGATCCCGAAGGAAAGAAACAAGCTCCACAGCCTAACAATGCAAAATCGGGTTCTAGGAACAATGTTAAGGTTGCATTTAACTCACCTGTAGACGAAAGGAATTTCAAAGAAGTGGTCCTAAACAAGCAGGCTACAAACTACGGCATCCCCTCGATTAAGGTAAATTCTAATGATGATCTTATCCAAATACTTGGTCAAGCGGTTATTGCCAAAGTTAAAGATCTTGAATTCCTTGAATATTTTAATGAAATATGTGAAAGTGAAAACCTTGGTGGGTTTACTATCAAATACCTGGGCGGGCATGATCTAATGCTTATATTTGAGGAACCCAACCCGGCCCTAGACTTGATTAACAATTCGGAACACCCATTATGGAAATGGCTTGAAGATATAAACCCATGGGATCCCGAAATTTACAAAACCTCTGGTAGACTTGTTTATGTTAACATATTCGGGGTACCTATTACTTGTTGGTTAGAATCCACATTCATTGACATAGCAAAAAATTGGGGCGAGGTAATTGAAACGTTTAATTGCTCTATAACCAATGAGAACAACCAAGATTTATCGCATGGCTCGGTAATTATCAAAACAAACAATTTCTCACCGATAAACGGCCAAGTTATTATCAACCCCGGTGACGTCAATCAATCTAAGGCTTACATCATTGAAGTTCAAAACTTTTCTATGTTTAACACTTATGGTGATATCGATAATTCGTCGAATTGGGATGATGAAATTCTTTCGGACGATCACATTTCTGACGAAGAGTCCCACTTGGATTGTGAAAATCGAGTTGAAGGAAACGCTGAAAAGACCACCCGTAACAACAACCACGATCCCACGCCTCCTCACCAAACCTCCTCTAATTCCTCTAAACGAATGGATACTCGTCCCTTTAATAATAATGCCGATAACCAATCTCTCCAATCTCCTAGCATATCGAAACCCATCAACCACTTTGACACCACAAACCCTCACACCCATAATCCTTCCAATCCCGAAACTGTTTTAAATAATACTAGCTCTACAAAAGAAACTAGCCCATCGAATGAAACTGATCCAATTGAACCACCTCCTATTCCTGATTTTAATACAGCAAGGCCATATAATACCACCTCATATCAACCAAAACCAAAAACCATCCCTTTGGAGTCCACTGTAATCACGCAGCCCATTACCACCAATACCCCCCCAAACCCACCAAGAGAGGATACCCTTGCAATCCCGCAGCCCAACACTGTTATTAACGGCCCATCGAATCATGTAAATGATACCCCTGTTACACCTAGCCACATCTCGGGTAAATCTAATATGGACAGCTCACCTCAACACATTCTAACAAATGATTTATGCTCACCAATAGTGACACAAGAACATGCAGATTCTGTTCCCGAAACCCTCCCTCACCATACCACAAACGACACCCCCTGTACTACCCCTTTAAACCCTCAATCCAACTCTCCATTAAATTTTATGCCTGCCCCTAACGCTACACAACAAACAAATTCCGATCCTTTCAACCTCGAACCTTTACTTTATACGGGTAAAGAAATTTCTAAAAAGAGAAAAATTTCTAGCACCATCGCCAAACCTATCATTAAGTCAAAAAACACCTCTCAAAACCCAGATTTTAAAAGACCTAGATCCAATATGCTTTACATCAAACATCTAGCTAGAAGTGGCCAAAAGCTTAGAATCTCTCAACTGGCTAAACGTTGTAAGTCCTCGTCTAACGGTGGTGGTAGCACATCCTACTTCTCGAAGGGATCTCATATGGACATGGTACATAACAAAAAGACTAAAAAGACAGGTTCTACCTCTAGCAAAAGCTTGGATACGTTCGAATTCGGGAAAAGCATCGGGATTCGTCGCAACAACCCATGA
- the LOC139853045 gene encoding actin-related protein 7-like: MEAVVIDAGSKLLKAGFAIPDQAPSMIIPTQMKVMNDDGSIPDSPSLQANNVDPIVRGFVKDCDAMEDLLHHVLYNGLGWELGNEGQILFADPLLTPKAVREQLVQMMFETFNISGFYASEQAVLSLYAIGRISGCTVDIGHGKIDIAPVIEGAVQHVASRRLEIGGADLTKLFADELAKSNPTIKLDISEVEGLKEQYACCAEDDLVYDKTQSCEEEQHTLPDGQVISIKRERFTVGEALFQPSILGLEAHGIVEQLVRIISTVSSENHRQLLENTVLCGGTSSMTGFEDRFQREASLCSSSVRPSLVKAPDYMPENLSMCSAWVGGAILAKVVFPQNQHITKSDYDESGPSVVHRKCF, encoded by the exons ATGGAGGCTGTGGTGATTGATGCGGGCTCCAAGCTCTTGAAAGCAGGTTTTGCAATTCCAGATCAAGCCCCTTCTATG ATCATTCCAACTCAAATGAAAGTCATGAATGATGATGGATCTATACCAGACTCTCCATCCCTTCAGGCTAACAACGTTGATCCGATTGTACGAGGTTTTGTTAAAGATTGTGACGCAATGGAAGATCTACTACACCATGTTCTATACAATGGTTTAGGATGGGAACTTGGTAATGAAGGGCAAATCTTATTTGCAGATCCACTTTTAACACCCAAG GCTGTTCGAGAACAGTTGGTGCAGATGATGTTTGAAACATTCAATATCTCAGGTTTCTATGCTTCAGAGCAAGCAGTGTTATCACTATATGCAATAGGACGCATTTCAGGTTGCACTGTTGATATTGGTCATGGAAAAATAG ATATTGCTCCAGTAATTGAAGGGGCAGTACAACATGTGGCTTCAAGAAGATTAGAAATTGGAGGTGCTGATTTGACTAAGTTGTTTGCTGATGAGCTTGCTAAGTCTAATCCAACAATTAAGCTTGATATTTCAGAAGTTGAGGGATTAAAAGAGCAGTATGCATGCTGTGCTGAAGATGATCTTGTGTATGATAAAACTCAATCATGTGAAGAGGAGCAACATACTTTACCTGATGGTCAG GTGATATCGATAAAAAGAGAAAGGTTTACAGTAGGAGAGGCCTTGTTCCAACCTTCGATATTGGGCTTAGAGGCCCATGGAATTGTTGAGCAGCTTGTTCGAATAATCTCAACTGTATCATCTGAAAATCACCGTCAACTGTTGGAGAACACTGTTTTATGTGGCGGAACATCTTCAATGACAG GTTTTGAAGATAGGTTTCAGAGGGAAGCCAGTCTTTGCTCATCTTCTGTTCGTCCTTCTTTAGTAAAG GCTCCAGATTACATGCCCGAAAACTTATCCATGTGTTCAGCATGGGTGGGAGGTGCCATACTTGCCAAGGTTGTCTTTCCTCAAAATCAACACATAACCAAGTCAGATTACGATGAATCCGGACCCTCCGTTGTCCATCGCAAATGCTTCTGA